A portion of the Tachysurus fulvidraco isolate hzauxx_2018 chromosome 8, HZAU_PFXX_2.0, whole genome shotgun sequence genome contains these proteins:
- the tbx21 gene encoding T-box transcription factor TBX21 yields MGGIGGSFYINMLNGSDAQSLAKDAETSGHLHRSKELADFKMGVQDARLYYTDSVPNGQENFPLPYHGEQCASELGAQAGRFYSAAAAAAAPLSNCAFSRSSAAQAYAGAGGYSPDSKDGQSASADSYHAHFQHGYTRASFYSLPGVQVCGKTQVLLNNYPLWAKFHKYQTEMIITKQGRRMFPFLSFNISALDPSAHYNVFVDVVLADQHHWRYQGGKWVQCGKAEGNMPGNRMYMHPDSPNTGNHWMRQEVSFGKLKLTNNKGSSNNVAQMIVLQSLHKYQPRLHIMEVREDGTEDPFRSSKAQIFNFPETQFIAVTAYQNADITQLKIDHNPFAKGFRDNYDTLYAPPDSDRITPSPTEGQQLMAASCYPRQPYLAEQYMSPLQPSRFYSCEPVSMAQGCPKDPNGSHHGRWYLPGQQGTPTNLLDFSTYDSDYTANSLYKPFPLQTSSHHPLSYYPENPFASGTISSNSPAPWSTARPSQYLSHSHPGKATSSLSWFRPMSSSAMSSSPPTVNSRLHASPSLIESLRLPVLQDKPKDLAEDTWMETPSVKSVDSVDSGLFEGAESKKRRVSPYASSTENSPPIRSSEACEKDNSSDAGYYGFYSH; encoded by the exons ATGGGCGGCATAGGAGGCAGCTTCTATATCAACATGCTCAATGGAAGCGACGCGCAAAGTTTGGCCAAAGACGCAGAGACGAGCGGTCACCTTCACCGGAGCAAGGAGCTAGCGGACTTCAAAATGGGCGTCCAAGACGCGAGGCTGTACTATACAGACTCGGTACCAAATGGCCAGGAGAACTTTCCGCTGCCGTACCACGGGGAGCAGTGCGCTAGTGAACTCGGAGCGCAGGCTGGAAGGTTTTACTCCGCGGCGGCGGCGGCAGCGGCTCCGCTCAGTAACTGTGCGTTCAGCCGCAGCAGTGCGGCCCAGGCTTACGCAGGGGCTGGTGGGTATTCACCGGACAGTAAGGACGGCCAGTCGGCCAGTGCGGACTCGTATCACGCGCACTTTCAGCATGGCTACACACGCGCGTCTTTCTATTCCTTACCTGGCGTACAGGTGTGTGGCAAGACGCAGGTGCTTCTCAACAATTACCCGCTGTGGGCCAAGTTTCACAAGTACCAAACTGAGATGATCATCACCAAACAGGGCAG GAGGATGTTCCCCTTTCTCAGTTTTAATATCAGTGCTCTGGACCCCTCGGCTCATTACAATGTGTTCGTGGATGTGGTTCTGGCCGACCAGCACCACTGGAGGTACCAAGGAGGCAAGTGGGTGCAGTGTGGCAAAGCAGAGGGCAACATGCCAG gAAACAGGATGTATATGCATCCTGACTCTCCTAACACGGGGAACCACTGGATGAGACAGGAGGTCTCATTTGGCAAGCTTAAACTCACCAACAACAAGGGCAGCTCCAACAATGTGGCACAG ATGATAGTGCTGCAGTCTCTTCACAAGTACCAGCCACGATTGCATATCATGGAGGTGAGGGAGGATGGCACAGAAGATCCCTTCCGTAGCAGTAAGGCGCAAATcttcaattttccagagacgcagTTCATTGCAGTCACTGCCTACCAGAATGCAGAC ATCACTCAGCTAAAAATAGACCATAACCCTTTCGCGAAAGGTTTCCGGGACAATTATGACAC ACTGTATGCCCCTCCTGACTCGGATCGTATCACCCCCTCCCCCACTGAGGGCCAGCAGCTCATGGCAGCCAGCTGCTATCCCCGCCAGCCTTACCTGGCCGAGCAGTACATGAGTCCACTGCAGCCCAGCCGCTTCTACAGCTGTGAGCCCGTCAGCATGGCACAGGGGTGCCCCAAAGACCCAAATGGCAGTCACCATGGTCGCTGGTACCTCCCTGGGCAGCAGGGCACACCCACCAATCTATTGGATTTCAGCACTTATGACAGCGATTATACGGCCAACAGCCTATACAAGCCATTTCCGTTACAGACATCATCCCACCACCCGCTGAGCTACTATCCGGAGAACCCCTTCGCTTCAGGGACAATATCAAGCAATAGCCCTGCCCCATGGAGCACAGCAAGACCATCACAGTACCTTAGCCACTCCCACCCTGGGAAAGCCACATCTAGCCTGAGTTGGTTCCGTCCCATGTCTTCTTCTGCAATGTCCTCCTCTCCTCCAACAGTAAATTCACGCCTCCACGCTTCTCCATCACTCATTGAGTCCTTGAGGCTGCCTGTACTACAGGACAAGCCAAAAGATTTGGCAGAGGACACTTGGATGGAGACCCCGTCTGTCAAATCGGTAGACTCTGTCGACTCTGGTCTTTTTGAGGGTGCAGAGAGCAAGAAAAGACGAGTGTCACCCTATGCCTCCAGCACTGAGAACTCTCCTCCCATTCGCAGCAGCGAAGCCTGTGAGAAGGACAACAGCAGCGATGCAGGCTACTACGGCTTCTACAGTCACTGA